CCACTGTGACGGCTAGAATGTGTGTCTGAGCTTCGCCCTCTATCCCTATTCCTATTCTTGTCTTCTCTTGCCTCCTTCTTGCTTGAGGGCTTGTGCTCATACTTGGGTTTCTCCTTCTTGAGCTCCCTCTCTGGGCCCTCTGCTCTAACATGGCAGGAAGTCTTGACATCAGGGGAGCGTGGGTAGTGCTTCTGTCCTTCTCTTGATTCAGACTTCTGAACCTTCTCTGAGTTCTTACTGCTGTGTTTCTTAGGGGCAGGGTCatccttttcttttattgtctTGCTTCCGAGAGATGAAGATGATGGCTGCTCTGCTTTTACCTCCCTGTCAgtcttctctttgtctttctttcttttctttttttcctttttctctggaggaaaaaggaaggcaatcagtaagaaaagagaaaaacataaactCCCCTAAAAAAGTGCATTTGTTCTGAGTACATCACATCAAACCAAGTTGTTATAGTTAAAATCTTCACATACTAACAGATAGAAAATGTGCATCAGGAAAACATTCATGACAGCAGGATGAAGCAGTCACAGGCTATGCTTTCAGTGCCCTTAAGAAGTAATTTTGGACATATGTGGCCACTGACAGGTCAACTTCCTATACAAGGCAATCCTCACTCTGAATTCTCTTTCAAGACcatgtctccaaatacagtcacattttgAGGTACTGGTGGTTAAGAACTCAACATATCAATTTGGGGGGGGACAGAATTCTTTCCATACCACTATTCTTCCACTGATACCTCCCCTTTCCcagtaaaaataagaaacccCACATCTTCCTCTTCACACTTAAGAGTTGATTATTGACTATCCATGAATGCTAGGGAGACCAGACACTAAGACTACCTAGAATCTTCTTTTGGGTCTCAATGCTTCACcttttttgtgcttttttgtgggtttgtcATCTTCTAAACTCTCAGATGAACTCGATGAGGGGGTGTTAGCCCCACAGCCCTTCTCCTGGAGTTCTTTGGTCACATCATCTGCTTCTTCTGAGTCCTTAGGAGCCCGATAGTTAGACACATGATCCACACGAATAGTTCTTCCTTTTATCTAAGCAAGAAAGGCAATGCTTCAGCAAAGACAGCCTTCATATCGAACAATCTATTGCGCCCAAGCCATGAAGAACAATGGTTTGAATTATATCATTATCTTTTTGCTACTTTCGTTTCTGGGGAAACCACTAAAGCAGAACTGCTCAGATGGTATGTCACAGCACATGTATTAGATATTAATACACTCAATGATCTCAGAAGCTAGGTAGGGTGTGTTGCAGCAGGGGCGGGGGGAGTTGCACCAGCAGCCTCACTGGCTTACCACAGGGTGCCATACAAATATCTTCATGCTGTATGTGtatgaagtgaaaaaaatctgGGAAGTACTGCCCCAAAGCACAAGTGTTGGGGAAGACTATGAGAATTTAGAAACACAATGAATTACCCCCAACTTATAACAGTCTACAGTGAAACATAAACTAGACAAGCATTGCAGCTAGATGGAATTCCTGAAATCTAGCTTAATGCTATAGCTGCTTTCTTAACACAGTAGGTAGAAGGCAAAGTGAGATCAactgttgggggtgggggcaggaaatTGACCAAAAAaagattactttcttttttcttaagccCTCACGCCTTGTTCTACCCATACCATACTGGAACACAGCTCACAATTGGGCCAAGAACCACGACTCTCCAGGCAAAGAATGACAAAATTAATCTTTCATGTAAAATCCTATTTTCAAGCAGATACATACTTTTTCCACAGGCAAAGACAACTGAAATTTGCAGTTTGGCTCTTACTGTTCCAACACAAGAgaaattttcatatcttttaagCCTGAGAAGCTTCTATTATCTATCAGATTcccattttgaaacatttttgaaaactttcCTGACACAGTGACTCCCTATGATTCCTGGCTCTCTTAAAATTTCATACTGACTGACTTTTGTACAATTTGTTATGAGATTAAAAGATTCCCCCCCCCAGGACCCAATATGCTAGGTCAGCAGTGTCACATGACAGATATGCACACCTATATCCTAGGCCATGAAGCCCTGATAGAGCTCCAAGTCCCTCAGCACAGGACAATATGGAAGAGCAGCATTACCTTGTCTCTTCATTCTCTAGTACACTAGAGATGAAGGTGGAGGACAAGAAGGGAAAGGTGAAAAATAGAAGCCTGAGTGTGAGGGTGTGTAACACCCATGGTTTGGCTTGTTAATGGGAAAAAAGAACAAGTCCTGGCAGAACCATGAGCCAACAGAATATTTCCTAGAATCACTTCCTAGCTGGTAGCTCTACAGCCCTCCTAACACACCCAACCAATGAGTACATCCCTGAACCTATGGGGATCAGATGGAGAATGAAATCCAACCCCTACACCCAGGAAAAGTTCAGCCAAATCTTGCTTAATAAGCAcatttaggggttggggttgtttGGCTGAACCCAGGAAAAGTTCAGCCAAATCTTGCTTAATAAGCAcatttaggggttggggttgtttGGCTGAACCCAGGAAAAGTTCAGCCAAATCTTGCTTAATAAGcacatttaggggctggggttggggctggggttgtgggtaaGAGAACTTGCCTAATACatgcaagacactgggttcaatcctcagcactacataaaaataaataaataaataaaggtattgtgtccaactacaactaaaaaacaataaataaataaataaataaaatgcttaccTTAATCCCATTAAAATTGTCAACAGCCAGAACTGTGCTCCTTTGGTCTTCATAGCAGAGGAAACAAAACCCTTTGGATTTCCCAGTCTTCTTGTCTCGCACAAGATTAATGTTAACAATCTCCCCATATctgtttattttacaaaagaataagACACTATTGATGTAAAATGTAAACCTTTGATTGAATCACAAAACAATAGTCCAATATGGACAGTATAGGAGATGTATTTAGAAAAAGATGACTTAAAaaggttgaaaataaaatgttaaacaaaGATACAGAAGGATTATCCAATTGAAAACATGGGTGGAAATATTAAGAGTAAAGacatggagctggggttgtggctcagcagtacagcactcgctagcatatgcgaggccctgagttcgatcctcagcactacatataaataaataaataaataaataaataaatgtattgttttcaactataactaaaaaataaatattaaaaaaaagagtgaagacATGAAATTCAAGGCCAAAATTAAGCGGGACTTAAGAgggttattttatattttaaaaggtccTAATATATAGGTATAGCTAATGAAATTATGCcacaattaagaaattaaaattttaattaaaaatggttacAGCCTCAAATGCACAgagccttgggttcgatccccaggaccaaaaaaaaaaaaaaaaaaagttagaaatacaaagaaagttaGGGgagatttaaaaacttttttcaagTTTATAACAAGTGACAGAAATAAATAAGACCAAAGAAATTAACATGAATTTATATGatacaaatgcaaataaaacatgACAATAAATCTAACAAATACTTCCAGAGTAGTATACACAGATATATTTGAATCCTATAAAGAGATTACAATTTCTTTTATAGTAttcatgaaatatataataaaattagctGTAGATCAGGTCCCAAAGTAAATCTCAATAAACTCCAAAAACCAAAATAGACTATATTCTCCAAAGATAATGTTATAAAGctggaaataatatttaaaaaaaaatagtctactAACTAGAACTTGAAACATACTCTCCCAGCTAACAACTGgacaaaacaaagataaaataaaga
This sequence is a window from Ictidomys tridecemlineatus isolate mIctTri1 chromosome X, mIctTri1.hap1, whole genome shotgun sequence. Protein-coding genes within it:
- the Rbmx2 gene encoding RNA-binding motif protein, X-linked 2, which codes for MNPLTKVKLINELNEREVQLGVAEKVSWHSEYKDSAWIFLGGLPYELTEGDVICVFSQYGEIVNINLVRDKKTGKSKGFCFLCYEDQRSTVLAVDNFNGIKIKGRTIRVDHVSNYRAPKDSEEADDVTKELQEKGCGANTPSSSSSESLEDDKPTKKHKKEKKEKKKRKKDKEKTDREVKAEQPSSSSLGSKTIKEKDDPAPKKHSSKNSEKVQKSESREGQKHYPRSPDVKTSCHVRAEGPERELKKEKPKYEHKPSSKKEAREDKNRNRDRGRSSDTHSSRHSGHSEGWSHRSRSRSHGRSERWHHRSRSRSHGHSERWHHRSRSRSRGRSERWSHRSRSRSHVYPERWSHRSRSRSHVYPERWSHRSRSRSHGHSGRRSQKSRSRSHGHSGRRSHRSRSSSQDKSRRHKKAQHSRERETSNPSEHRRY